TCGACATACAGTGTGTCGAGAGTAGCGAAGAGGTTGAAGATACGTTCATCATAACTCTCTTCGCCCACAACGACTTGCTGCAGGCACCATGGTGGTTGCACGAATGCAGTCGGCTGGGGAGCAACTTCGAACTCTTGGCCGATGTTGTCTGTTGCTTCTGACGAAACCGGTGTCGGCAGGTTCTGTGCCCAGGCATGCCCAGACACAGTCACGAAGAACACCGTAGCTAACGCTACGGCAACCCTACGAGCTTTTGCTGTCAATGTACCATTCCTCTCAAGAATTCGGATGATTGCCGAGTACTACTTTAACATAAATTAAAATATTTTACAAGCATAACGTAATGACTCAACAGCTTTGCAACACATAACATGTGGCTGTTCTACACTGTAAGTGTACTAATCTAAACAGGAGAACAGCCACATGAGCTATTCTAGCAACCCATTACTACCTAAAGCGAGAGCAGAAGCCGTTAGGCTCGTCATTGAGCAAAGTATGCCTTTGACAATTGCTGCAAGAAGATGTGGAGTCCACCGCACAACCTTATGGCGTTGGCTACGCAAATGGGAGCTACTAAACCAGAATGTTCAGCTCACCAATGTCAACCGACCAAAAAGAAACTCAGATTCCCAAGTGCCCAGCAGCTTTCGTCTCGCAGCTTGTACGTGGCGTATACCTACCAACAGTAGCCGACCTCATTTCTTTGGTCGGGCAGTACCCAATATGGTTGTTGAACGCATTCGGTATTACCGCACTAAGTACAACCGTTGCGCAACAATTGTTCACGCCTACTGCAAACAAGAAGGTACCGAAGTGTCACTCAGTACGGTTCGTCGGGTATTGTACCGACTCGGGTTGGTGGTACGACAAAAGTGGCAACGTCGGTGGCGTCCGCCACTACCGCGCCCAGATGTACAGTGTCCAGGTGACTTCATTCAAACCGACACGGTACACCTGTATGATCACCGAACAAAAAAGCGGAGCTATTTGTATACACTGGTTGATGTTTACTCTCGTTGGGCGTATGCCGAATACAGTACTGTGCTCAGCCAGCGTGTAGCCGCTGCAGTCATCCAGCGAGGCCAGGCCTATGCTCAGTTCCGTTTCAAAACCGTCCAGGCTGACAATGGACCCGAATTTAGTAAGAACTTTGAAGAGCTACTTAAAGCGCAAGGTACGACAGTACGTCACAGTAGAGTGCGACGACCGAATGACAATGCTCACATAGAGCGGTTCAACCGGACAATACAAGAAGAATGTATTGGTTCCACAAATCCATTCTCTAAAGAACTATATGGCAAGGTAGCAAACTACCTTGCCTACTACAACGAAGAAAGGCTACACTTGAGCTTAGAGTGTAGAACACCAGCGAGTGTTGCAAAGGTGTTGAACTAATTACGGCATAAAAAATACCCACTGGTGTGGGTTTTGGGTGGG
The Candidatus Nomurabacteria bacterium DNA segment above includes these coding regions:
- a CDS encoding DDE-type integrase/transposase/recombinase, whose product is MSYSSNPLLPKARAEAVRLVIEQSMPLTIAARRCGVHRTTLWRWLRKWELLNQNVQLTNVNRPKRNSDSQVPSSFRLAACTWRIPTNSSRPHFFGRAVPNMVVERIRYYRTKYNRCATIVHAYCKQEGTEVSLSTVRRVLYRLGLVVRQKWQRRWRPPLPRPDVQCPGDFIQTDTVHLYDHRTKKRSYLYTLVDVYSRWAYAEYSTVLSQRVAAAVIQRGQAYAQFRFKTVQADNGPEFSKNFEELLKAQGTTVRHSRVRRPNDNAHIERFNRTIQEECIGSTNPFSKELYGKVANYLAYYNEERLHLSLECRTPASVAKVLN